One stretch of Caldinitratiruptor microaerophilus DNA includes these proteins:
- a CDS encoding DUF1294 domain-containing protein: MSPPLRIVPPPYRLGGVVLVFSLAGLVLMAWDKWQARRGGRRVPERVLLAVALAGGTPGVVLGMLLFRHKTRHALFGWGLPALMLLQAWLTGRFLRW, translated from the coding sequence ATGAGCCCGCCCCTCCGGATCGTTCCACCCCCCTACCGGCTCGGCGGGGTCGTGCTCGTGTTCAGTCTGGCCGGCCTCGTCCTGATGGCCTGGGACAAGTGGCAGGCCCGGCGCGGGGGGCGGCGGGTCCCGGAGCGGGTGCTGCTGGCGGTGGCGCTGGCCGGGGGCACGCCCGGAGTCGTCCTGGGAATGCTCCTGTTCCGGCACAAGACGCGGCACGCGCTGTTCGGCTGGGGCCTGCCGGCGCTCATGCTGCTCCAGGCCTGGCTTACAGGTCGCTTCCTTCGCTGGTGA
- the ade gene encoding adenine deaminase, protein MADFGTPLQPDEVRRAVAVAAGREPGTVLLRGVRVVNVFTGEILPGPVLLAGRLIAGVGEAVEGAEAREVLDLGGGLVVPGFVDAHVHLESSLVEPREYARAVVPRGVTAVVWDPHEWANVVGAVAFEAALAATRGLPLDVYLTASSCVPASPLETAGAELGPDDLDPVLAGARVVGLAELMNFPGTVAGNPPELEKAWRAERTGKVVDGHAPLLGGRGLQAYVAAGVGSDHESVAVEEARAKLRLGMMVFIREGSAARNLADLLPLVTPAVRSRFCFVTDDRHPHDLVREGGVDHAVRRAVSLGLDVAAAVQLATLNPSRYFGLRRKGAVAPGYWADLAVLDPETLQARLVFKEGRLVARDGHLLVDVSVPTDPRLLNTVRLPALGPERLRLPDPGGPVRAIGLVPGQIVTRSLVVQPAVRGGEVVADPERDLVKLVVIERHGRGGGVGVGLLQGLGLQRGALASTVAHDAHNVIVAGTSDDDILAAARAVAETGGGFAAVLGGRVLSRLALPVAGLMSQRPLPEVVEELDRLEAAARSLGVTIASPFMALSFLALSVIPELKLTDRGLVDPGSGRLVGLAASASLSPSR, encoded by the coding sequence ATGGCCGACTTCGGAACACCGCTTCAGCCCGACGAGGTCCGCCGCGCCGTGGCGGTGGCGGCGGGGCGGGAGCCCGGGACGGTGCTCCTGCGCGGGGTGCGGGTCGTGAACGTCTTCACCGGCGAGATCCTGCCCGGCCCCGTGCTCCTGGCCGGGCGGCTGATCGCCGGGGTCGGCGAGGCGGTCGAGGGCGCGGAGGCCCGGGAAGTGCTCGACCTCGGCGGGGGCCTCGTGGTCCCCGGCTTCGTGGACGCCCACGTGCACCTGGAGTCGTCCCTGGTGGAGCCGCGCGAGTACGCCCGGGCGGTGGTCCCCCGGGGCGTCACGGCGGTGGTGTGGGACCCGCACGAGTGGGCGAACGTGGTCGGGGCGGTGGCCTTCGAGGCGGCCCTCGCCGCCACGCGGGGCCTGCCGCTGGACGTGTACCTGACCGCGTCCTCCTGCGTCCCCGCCAGTCCGCTGGAGACGGCGGGCGCGGAGCTCGGGCCCGACGATCTGGACCCGGTGCTGGCCGGAGCGCGCGTCGTGGGCCTGGCGGAGCTCATGAACTTCCCCGGCACGGTCGCCGGCAACCCGCCGGAGCTGGAGAAGGCGTGGCGGGCGGAGCGGACCGGCAAGGTGGTCGACGGCCACGCGCCCCTCCTGGGCGGCCGGGGCCTGCAGGCGTACGTGGCGGCCGGGGTCGGGTCGGACCACGAGTCGGTGGCGGTGGAGGAGGCCCGGGCGAAGCTGCGCCTCGGCATGATGGTCTTCATCCGCGAGGGGTCCGCAGCCCGCAACCTGGCGGACCTGCTGCCGCTGGTGACTCCGGCGGTCCGCAGCCGGTTCTGCTTCGTCACCGACGACCGCCACCCGCACGATCTCGTCCGGGAGGGCGGGGTCGACCACGCCGTGCGCCGGGCGGTGTCCCTCGGGCTCGACGTCGCCGCCGCCGTGCAGCTGGCGACCCTGAACCCGAGCCGGTACTTCGGCCTGCGGCGCAAGGGCGCTGTCGCGCCGGGGTACTGGGCCGACCTGGCGGTGCTCGACCCCGAGACCCTTCAGGCCCGCCTCGTGTTCAAGGAAGGCCGGCTGGTCGCGCGGGACGGGCACCTCCTGGTCGACGTCTCCGTCCCCACCGACCCGCGCCTCCTGAACACCGTGCGGCTGCCGGCGCTCGGTCCGGAGCGGCTGCGCCTGCCCGACCCGGGCGGGCCGGTGCGGGCGATCGGCCTCGTGCCCGGGCAGATCGTCACCCGGAGCCTGGTGGTCCAGCCCGCCGTGCGTGGCGGGGAGGTCGTGGCCGACCCCGAGCGGGACCTGGTGAAGCTCGTGGTGATCGAGCGGCACGGTCGCGGGGGCGGGGTCGGGGTCGGACTCCTGCAGGGCCTGGGGCTGCAGCGCGGGGCGCTGGCCTCGACGGTCGCCCACGACGCACACAACGTGATCGTGGCGGGGACGTCCGATGACGACATCCTCGCGGCCGCCCGGGCCGTCGCCGAGACCGGCGGCGGGTTCGCCGCGGTCCTGGGCGGCCGGGTGCTGAGCCGCCTCGCCCTGCCCGTCGCCGGGCTCATGTCGCAGCGGCCCCTGCCGGAGGTCGTGGAGGAGCTGGACCGGCTGGAGGCGGCGGCGCGCTCCCTGGGCGTGACCATCGCTTCGCCCTTCATGGCACTCTCGTTCCTGGCCCTGTCGGTCATCCCCGAGCTGAAGCTCACCGACCGGGGCCTCGTCGACCCCGGCTCCGGCCGGCTGGTGGGGCTGGCGGCCTCAGCTTCGCTCAGCCCGTCACGATGA
- a CDS encoding cysteine desulfurase family protein: MHYLDNAATTPVRPEAVRAIEEALTENFGNPSSLHGLGVKAERTLKAAREAVARLVEASPGEIVFTSGGTEAINLAIKGAAGRPGRRGNHIVTTRAEHPATLEACRALEDEGFEVTYLPVTPAGNVAVEAVQAALRPDTVLVTLMYVNNELGAVNPVAEVGRLLQGHPALFHVDAVQAAGKLPVRVREIGCDLLSVSAHKIHGPKGVGGLYIRSGLKLRPLLHGGGQEGGLRSGTENLPGIAGFGAAAAAAAAEQPAGLERLRELRERLLAGLAASGLEYWVNGPDPAAPEAAPHILNLSFRGVPRGEVLVHALEQRGIYVSTGSACHSRHRTVSHVLEAIRLPRERAEGAIRVSLSPLSRPEDVDAFVEAVRHIVPELGVLYR, encoded by the coding sequence GTGCACTATCTTGACAACGCCGCGACCACGCCCGTCCGGCCCGAGGCCGTGCGGGCCATCGAGGAAGCGCTGACGGAGAACTTCGGCAACCCGTCCTCCCTCCACGGACTGGGGGTGAAGGCCGAGCGCACCCTCAAGGCCGCCCGCGAGGCTGTGGCCCGCCTCGTGGAGGCGTCACCCGGGGAGATCGTCTTCACGTCGGGCGGGACGGAGGCCATCAACCTGGCGATCAAGGGGGCCGCGGGCCGGCCGGGCCGGCGCGGCAACCACATCGTCACCACCCGGGCGGAGCACCCGGCGACGCTCGAGGCCTGCCGGGCCCTCGAGGACGAGGGCTTCGAGGTCACCTACCTGCCCGTCACCCCGGCGGGCAACGTCGCCGTGGAGGCCGTGCAGGCGGCGCTGCGGCCCGACACCGTGCTCGTGACCCTGATGTACGTCAACAACGAGCTGGGCGCGGTGAACCCGGTCGCCGAGGTCGGCCGCCTCCTGCAGGGCCACCCCGCCCTCTTCCACGTCGACGCCGTGCAGGCCGCGGGGAAGCTGCCGGTGCGGGTGCGGGAGATCGGCTGCGATCTCCTGAGCGTGAGCGCCCACAAGATCCACGGCCCGAAGGGCGTGGGCGGCCTGTACATCCGCTCCGGGCTGAAGCTCCGGCCCCTCCTCCACGGGGGCGGGCAGGAAGGGGGCCTGCGCTCCGGCACCGAGAACCTGCCCGGCATCGCCGGGTTCGGCGCGGCGGCCGCCGCGGCGGCGGCCGAGCAGCCTGCCGGCCTGGAGCGCCTCCGGGAGTTGCGAGAGCGCCTCCTGGCGGGGCTGGCGGCCAGCGGCCTGGAATACTGGGTGAACGGCCCCGATCCGGCCGCCCCCGAGGCTGCGCCCCACATCCTGAACCTCAGCTTCCGCGGGGTGCCGCGGGGCGAGGTGCTGGTCCACGCGCTGGAGCAGCGGGGGATCTACGTCAGCACCGGCTCGGCTTGCCACAGCAGGCACCGGACCGTCAGCCACGTCCTCGAGGCCATCCGCCTCCCCCGGGAGCGGGCGGAGGGGGCCATCCGCGTCAGCCTCTCGCCCCTCAGCCGGCCGGAGGACGTGGACGCGTTCGTGGAGGCGGTGCGCCACATCGTCCCCGAACTCGGGGTCCTGTACCGCTGA
- a CDS encoding GGDEF domain-containing protein, whose product MHVLRVVRVAVLAVAAGAVAVGLASLPSAPWHWPAVALAVAAVALVPPVRVQRILPALLAAALAAVAAGLRATLRVPPAPGLSGSSPGGALGPGALHVLLFHLLAGYSAAALPASVSWAAGPFAFLFLAASMERWGPGHVDLSPATALYLVSLTALALGVRSAVIAGQQVHRHMEQLRRQADTDFLTGLANHRSIYRRLHSEVERALASGRPLSVLLLDLDRFKSYNDTYGHLAGDSVLRSVGRALREACRGPDEVPGRYGGDEFLVVLPGKDAQAALEVAERIVARLAQERLPTGTGRLVALGASVGVAALPRDGSTATELIAAADAAMYAQKARSHAGAIAPP is encoded by the coding sequence GTGCACGTGTTGCGCGTGGTGCGGGTCGCCGTACTGGCCGTGGCCGCGGGAGCGGTGGCGGTCGGGCTGGCGTCTCTCCCCTCCGCACCCTGGCACTGGCCGGCGGTCGCCCTGGCGGTCGCGGCCGTGGCCCTCGTCCCCCCGGTCCGGGTGCAGCGGATCTTGCCTGCCCTTCTGGCGGCGGCCCTCGCCGCGGTGGCCGCCGGCCTCCGGGCGACCCTGCGGGTCCCCCCGGCCCCCGGCCTGAGCGGATCGTCCCCTGGCGGCGCCCTCGGACCGGGGGCCTTGCACGTTCTGCTCTTTCACCTGCTCGCCGGTTACTCGGCGGCGGCCTTGCCGGCCTCCGTCTCCTGGGCGGCCGGTCCATTCGCCTTCCTCTTCCTCGCCGCTTCCATGGAGCGCTGGGGCCCCGGTCACGTCGACCTCTCCCCGGCCACCGCCCTCTACCTGGTGAGCCTGACGGCCCTGGCGCTCGGCGTGCGGTCCGCGGTGATCGCCGGCCAGCAGGTTCACCGCCACATGGAGCAGTTGCGGCGGCAGGCCGATACGGACTTCCTCACGGGGCTGGCCAACCACCGCAGCATCTACCGCCGCCTTCACAGTGAAGTCGAGCGGGCGCTGGCGTCCGGCCGGCCTCTGTCCGTGCTCCTCCTGGACCTCGACCGCTTCAAGTCCTACAACGACACGTACGGCCACCTGGCCGGGGACAGCGTGCTCCGCAGCGTCGGCCGGGCGCTGCGCGAGGCGTGCCGGGGCCCCGACGAGGTGCCCGGCCGCTACGGTGGGGACGAGTTCCTGGTCGTGCTCCCGGGCAAGGACGCGCAGGCCGCCCTGGAGGTCGCCGAGCGGATCGTCGCCCGGCTGGCTCAGGAGCGCCTGCCCACCGGCACCGGCCGCCTCGTGGCGCTGGGCGCCTCGGTGGGCGTGGCGGCCCTGCCGCGGGACGGCTCCACTGCCACGGAGCTCATCGCGGCCGCCGACGCGGCCATGTACGCGCAGAAGGCCCGCAGCCACGCCGGCGCGATCGCCCCGCCCTGA
- a CDS encoding CaiB/BaiF CoA transferase family protein — protein sequence MASSSGESAPAGPLTGLRVLDLSRVLAGPYCTMLLADAGADVIKVEPPAGDDTRAWGPPYLPGCEPREGYPGDSAYFASCNRNKRGIAVDLRTPEGQEIVRRLAARADVVVENFKLGTMERWGLGYEDVLRPLNPRLVYASISGFGRDGPDAELPGYDFVVQAAAGLMSITGEPDGEPMKVGVAVSDLTTGMLCAFAILAALWRRQLTGQGQRVDLSLLETQVGWLANVAQNYLVTGKPPRRYGNAHANIVPYQVLHAQDRPFVVAVGNDRQFERFVMLLGRPELASDPRFATNAARVLHRDELVALLDEVLRTRPAGYWLAGMREMGIPGGPVRTIPEVFDDPQVRHREMLVEVDHPAAGALKLVGIPFKFGDTPGRVRRPPPRLGEHTLEVLAEVGYTPAEVTALVAAGVVRALEAPRAPDPEALEDIDGRFRGP from the coding sequence ATGGCCTCCTCAAGTGGTGAGTCCGCCCCGGCGGGGCCGCTCACCGGGCTCCGGGTGCTGGACCTCTCCCGGGTGCTGGCGGGTCCTTACTGCACCATGCTCCTTGCGGACGCCGGGGCCGACGTGATCAAGGTCGAACCGCCGGCCGGGGACGACACCCGCGCGTGGGGACCTCCCTACTTGCCGGGCTGTGAGCCCCGGGAGGGGTACCCCGGCGACAGCGCCTACTTCGCCAGTTGCAACCGCAACAAGCGGGGGATCGCGGTCGACCTGCGCACACCCGAGGGCCAGGAGATCGTCCGGCGCCTGGCCGCCCGGGCGGACGTGGTGGTCGAGAACTTCAAGCTGGGGACCATGGAGCGGTGGGGGCTGGGGTACGAGGACGTCCTCCGGCCCCTCAACCCCCGCCTCGTGTACGCCAGCATCTCGGGCTTCGGCCGCGACGGCCCCGACGCGGAGCTTCCGGGTTACGACTTCGTGGTCCAGGCGGCCGCAGGGCTGATGAGCATCACCGGCGAGCCGGACGGCGAGCCCATGAAGGTCGGGGTCGCCGTGAGCGACCTGACCACCGGCATGCTCTGCGCCTTCGCCATCCTGGCGGCCCTCTGGCGCCGCCAGCTCACCGGTCAGGGCCAGCGGGTCGACCTGAGTCTTCTGGAGACCCAGGTCGGGTGGCTGGCCAACGTGGCTCAGAACTACCTGGTGACGGGCAAGCCCCCGCGCCGTTACGGCAACGCCCACGCCAACATCGTCCCCTACCAGGTGCTGCACGCGCAGGACCGGCCCTTCGTGGTCGCCGTGGGGAACGACCGGCAGTTCGAGCGGTTCGTCATGCTGCTCGGGCGGCCGGAGCTCGCCTCCGACCCCCGCTTCGCGACCAACGCGGCCCGGGTGCTTCACCGGGACGAACTGGTTGCGCTCCTCGACGAGGTGTTGCGAACCCGGCCGGCAGGGTACTGGCTGGCAGGCATGCGGGAGATGGGCATCCCGGGCGGTCCGGTGCGGACCATCCCGGAGGTCTTCGACGACCCGCAGGTGCGCCACCGGGAGATGCTGGTGGAGGTGGACCACCCGGCGGCGGGAGCGCTCAAGCTCGTGGGCATCCCGTTCAAGTTCGGCGACACCCCGGGACGCGTCCGGCGACCCCCGCCCCGGTTGGGCGAGCACACGCTGGAAGTGCTCGCCGAGGTCGGGTATACTCCCGCTGAGGTGACTGCGCTGGTCGCCGCTGGGGTCGTGCGTGCGCTGGAGGCGCCGCGCGCCCCCGACCCTGAGGCGCTGGAGGACATCGATGGCCGATTTCGTGGCCCTTGA
- a CDS encoding patatin-like protein, with protein sequence MAGTGEARCELRIGLVLYGGVSLAIYMAGAAQEILRLVRSWPPAAAPEPGRAGEGPYAALLRQASVRPVVDIIAGTSAGGLNGLILAKALACGAPDLAEAGRLWIEKAGAEALLHRPSPEALLRGEYLERQLWRALRRLDRRAEPGLAMQVPVLDLFLTATDLGGVGWEAGRDLGVRDVFGQPVRGRENLLLFHLRKRSPLPRAFPDDRGPRLGYERNDFTAPRPALARRRDRLLARLGRATSAFPVAFPPVRLQRDAVRRGGLPDLWPDDPAGPRERWLTDGGLLLNRPFPPVIRTVFGRVADRPVERVLLYLDPDPEPSGPEPRGGRPGLDRVLAAVAGLPWNEDIRRYIAEVREHNRRVRHYRRALLEGEASAGGPPAAGPAGMTAYRALRRQRLEEYYRTGFGAALVPAEAFLDALLDGTDRNGGPPADLDRLDPPYQQRRLQYLIHLVGTFYPRGGPPGDVAAIGRLEAMLWEVHELWRQVEWEIFHPGALPPGDPLRDAFEALAATSPGSGVPALRALAAAVRRRLKACERAAAERLEQAWQFASGLPGGATAARDGLAATLVRAWAGFAERDVLLFPLAEYGGLGEWDEVEVGRLSPAAPTSIRVQARRKLAGEILAHFGGFLDERWRRSDHMWGRLDTAELLIRLVAATAARHLPPAEAAALAQQVPELVAASHREILVEEAEALDGRALRALLRRLPAGGGLCAPDADRLPLPDLVARAPYEVLREYLERYHRVGEEGVLDLPAPRLARLGYRTIRNLARAVAAAGGGPRQSRFLLIPVALGLWLAGPVVGLGLLAAAGAARWLGRRRPPGADPGSGGSTGEVARDGRAMRPGGGSRT encoded by the coding sequence GTGGCGGGCACCGGCGAGGCGCGCTGCGAGCTGCGGATCGGGCTCGTCCTGTACGGGGGCGTATCCCTGGCGATCTACATGGCCGGCGCGGCGCAGGAGATCCTCCGGCTGGTCCGGTCCTGGCCGCCGGCTGCCGCGCCGGAGCCGGGCCGGGCCGGTGAGGGGCCGTACGCCGCCCTCCTGCGTCAGGCTTCCGTGCGCCCGGTGGTCGACATCATCGCCGGCACATCGGCCGGCGGCCTGAACGGCCTCATCCTGGCGAAGGCGCTGGCCTGCGGGGCGCCCGACCTGGCGGAGGCCGGCCGGCTGTGGATCGAGAAGGCCGGGGCGGAGGCGCTCCTGCACCGGCCCTCCCCGGAGGCCCTCCTGCGCGGCGAGTACCTGGAGCGCCAGCTCTGGCGGGCGCTGCGCCGGCTGGACCGGCGGGCCGAACCCGGCCTGGCCATGCAGGTGCCCGTGCTCGACCTGTTCCTCACCGCGACCGACCTCGGCGGGGTCGGCTGGGAGGCGGGGCGCGACCTCGGAGTCCGGGACGTCTTCGGGCAGCCCGTGCGGGGCCGCGAGAACCTCCTCCTGTTCCACCTGCGCAAGCGCTCGCCGCTTCCCCGCGCCTTCCCGGACGACCGGGGGCCCCGCCTCGGCTACGAGCGCAACGACTTCACCGCCCCCAGGCCGGCCCTCGCGCGCCGCCGCGACCGCCTCCTGGCCCGGCTCGGCCGAGCGACCTCGGCCTTCCCGGTGGCGTTCCCGCCCGTCCGGCTGCAGCGCGACGCCGTCCGGCGGGGCGGGCTGCCCGACCTGTGGCCGGACGACCCGGCCGGCCCGAGGGAGCGCTGGCTCACCGACGGCGGGCTGCTCCTGAACCGGCCGTTCCCTCCGGTGATCCGCACGGTATTCGGACGCGTGGCGGACCGGCCCGTGGAGCGGGTGCTCCTGTACCTCGACCCGGATCCCGAACCGTCCGGGCCGGAGCCCCGCGGCGGACGGCCGGGGCTCGACCGCGTGCTCGCGGCGGTGGCCGGCCTGCCGTGGAACGAGGACATCCGCCGGTACATCGCCGAGGTACGGGAGCACAACCGGCGCGTCCGCCACTACCGCCGGGCGCTCCTCGAAGGGGAGGCCTCCGCCGGTGGCCCACCCGCGGCGGGCCCGGCCGGCATGACCGCCTACCGGGCGCTCCGGCGCCAGCGCCTGGAGGAGTACTACCGGACGGGCTTCGGGGCCGCCCTGGTCCCCGCCGAGGCCTTCCTGGACGCCCTGCTGGACGGCACGGACCGGAACGGTGGACCCCCCGCCGACCTCGACCGGCTCGATCCGCCGTACCAGCAGCGCCGGCTCCAGTACCTCATCCACCTGGTGGGGACCTTCTATCCCCGCGGCGGCCCGCCCGGCGACGTGGCGGCCATCGGCAGGCTGGAGGCGATGCTCTGGGAGGTCCACGAACTCTGGCGCCAGGTGGAATGGGAGATCTTCCACCCCGGCGCGCTGCCCCCCGGCGACCCGCTCCGGGATGCCTTCGAGGCCCTTGCCGCCACCTCGCCGGGGTCCGGCGTGCCGGCCCTCCGCGCACTGGCCGCGGCAGTGCGCCGCCGGCTCAAGGCCTGCGAGCGGGCGGCGGCGGAGCGGCTCGAGCAGGCCTGGCAGTTCGCGTCCGGGCTGCCGGGTGGGGCCACGGCCGCCCGGGACGGGCTGGCGGCGACCCTGGTCCGGGCCTGGGCGGGCTTTGCCGAGCGGGATGTCCTGCTCTTTCCGCTGGCCGAGTACGGGGGCCTCGGCGAGTGGGACGAGGTCGAGGTGGGCCGCCTGTCTCCGGCCGCCCCCACGAGCATCCGGGTGCAGGCCCGGCGCAAGCTGGCCGGCGAGATCCTCGCCCACTTCGGCGGCTTCCTGGACGAGCGGTGGCGGCGCAGCGACCACATGTGGGGGCGCCTCGACACCGCCGAACTCCTGATCCGTCTGGTCGCCGCGACCGCCGCCAGGCACCTGCCTCCCGCCGAGGCCGCCGCACTGGCGCAGCAGGTCCCGGAACTCGTCGCGGCCTCCCACCGGGAGATCCTGGTCGAGGAAGCGGAGGCGCTGGACGGCCGGGCGCTCCGGGCGCTCCTGCGGCGGCTTCCGGCCGGGGGCGGGCTCTGCGCCCCGGACGCCGATCGCCTCCCTCTGCCCGACCTCGTGGCCCGGGCGCCCTACGAGGTCCTGAGGGAGTACCTGGAGCGGTACCACCGGGTGGGGGAGGAAGGCGTGCTCGACCTGCCCGCCCCCCGGCTGGCCCGCCTCGGGTACCGCACGATCCGCAACCTGGCGCGGGCGGTCGCCGCCGCGGGCGGGGGACCGCGGCAAAGCCGGTTCCTCCTGATCCCCGTCGCACTGGGCCTCTGGCTGGCCGGGCCGGTCGTCGGCCTGGGGCTCCTGGCGGCGGCGGGGGCAGCGCGGTGGCTCGGACGACGGCGTCCGCCGGGGGCGGATCCCGGTTCGGGGGGCAGTACCGGGGAGGTCGCGCGCGACGGGAGGGCGATGCGGCCTGGAGGTGGGTCCCGGACTTGA
- the thiI gene encoding tRNA uracil 4-sulfurtransferase ThiI, whose product MESVIIVRYGELSLKGKNRPEFEDLLATRLRQALRGDPGVRVRKGYGRFFVEPAQDPAAALERVVRVFGVVSASAAWRVPADLDAIRAAARSALDARLGPGDVPARFRVDARRADKRFPLSSQQLNETLGADLLSARPGLKVDLRHPDVTVSVEVREGQAYIFTDTLPGPGGLPYGSGGRALLLLSGGIDSPVAGWLAMRRGVEIEPVHFHSFPFTSQRSQEKVLDLARVLAGWVGPVRVHMVSVTEVQKAIRLHCPDNLHITILRRFMLRIAEAIARKRGALALVTGESVGQVASQTLESLRTIEAVTRLPVLRPVIAMDKAEIIALARRIGTYDLSILPYEDCCSLFVPKNPKTRPRPEQAERAEEKLDVDGLVAAAVEAAELVEVDAPQGGPPAGPAPEPADAPSRAPGVFLPLTRLGE is encoded by the coding sequence GTGGAATCCGTGATCATCGTCCGGTACGGCGAGCTGAGCCTGAAGGGAAAGAACCGGCCGGAGTTCGAGGACCTGCTGGCCACGCGGCTGCGCCAGGCCCTGCGGGGCGATCCGGGCGTCCGGGTCCGCAAGGGATACGGCCGGTTCTTCGTCGAGCCGGCGCAGGACCCCGCAGCGGCCCTGGAGCGCGTGGTCCGCGTGTTCGGGGTCGTTTCGGCGAGCGCCGCCTGGCGGGTCCCGGCCGACCTCGACGCCATCCGCGCCGCGGCCCGGTCGGCCCTGGACGCCCGCCTCGGTCCGGGCGACGTCCCCGCGCGCTTCAGGGTCGACGCCCGCCGGGCGGACAAGCGCTTCCCCCTCAGCTCCCAGCAGCTCAACGAGACCCTGGGGGCAGACCTGCTCTCGGCCCGCCCGGGGCTGAAGGTCGACCTCCGTCATCCGGACGTGACGGTGTCGGTCGAGGTCCGGGAAGGGCAGGCCTACATCTTCACCGATACGCTGCCGGGCCCCGGCGGGCTCCCCTACGGCTCCGGCGGGCGCGCCCTCCTCCTCCTCTCGGGCGGCATCGACAGCCCGGTGGCCGGATGGCTCGCCATGCGGCGCGGGGTGGAGATCGAGCCCGTGCACTTCCACAGCTTCCCGTTCACCAGCCAGCGCTCCCAGGAGAAGGTCCTCGACCTCGCCCGCGTCCTGGCCGGCTGGGTCGGGCCGGTGCGGGTGCACATGGTCTCCGTCACCGAGGTCCAGAAGGCGATCCGGCTCCACTGCCCGGACAACCTTCACATCACGATCCTGCGGCGCTTCATGCTGCGGATCGCCGAGGCGATCGCCCGGAAACGGGGGGCGCTCGCGCTCGTCACCGGCGAGAGCGTGGGGCAGGTCGCCAGCCAGACGCTGGAGAGTCTCCGGACCATCGAGGCCGTGACCCGTCTGCCGGTGCTCAGGCCGGTGATCGCCATGGACAAGGCGGAGATCATCGCGCTGGCCCGGCGGATCGGCACTTACGACCTCTCGATCCTGCCCTACGAGGACTGCTGCAGCCTGTTCGTTCCCAAGAACCCGAAGACCCGCCCCAGACCGGAGCAGGCGGAGCGGGCCGAAGAGAAGCTGGACGTGGACGGGCTCGTGGCGGCCGCGGTGGAGGCGGCCGAGCTGGTCGAAGTGGACGCGCCGCAGGGAGGTCCGCCCGCCGGACCCGCCCCGGAACCGGCGGATGCGCCGTCCCGCGCTCCGGGCGTGTTCCTCCCCCTCACCCGCCTGGGCGAGTGA